From the genome of Bradyrhizobium elkanii USDA 76, one region includes:
- a CDS encoding DUF1697 domain-containing protein: MPRYVALLRAVNVGGTGKLPMTELKAMCIDEGFADAQTYIASGNVVFSSKLGAAKVKAALERRLQAYAGKPVGVVVRSADEIAAVLKANPFPKAPPNSTVAIFLDEPPPKDALKDIKGQQDEQVRLGKREIYVAYGSGMGRSKLRIPAAATGTARNINTIAKLAELAAKD, translated from the coding sequence ATGCCGCGTTACGTCGCCCTGCTGCGCGCGGTCAATGTCGGCGGTACCGGCAAGCTGCCGATGACCGAGTTGAAGGCGATGTGCATCGACGAGGGATTTGCCGACGCGCAGACCTATATCGCCAGCGGCAATGTCGTGTTCTCCTCGAAGCTCGGCGCGGCCAAGGTCAAGGCCGCGCTGGAGCGGCGGCTGCAGGCCTATGCCGGCAAGCCGGTCGGCGTCGTCGTCCGCAGCGCGGACGAGATCGCCGCAGTGCTGAAGGCCAATCCGTTTCCTAAGGCGCCGCCGAACTCTACTGTCGCGATCTTCCTCGACGAGCCGCCGCCGAAGGACGCCTTGAAGGACATCAAGGGCCAGCAGGACGAACAGGTGCGGCTCGGCAAGCGCGAGATCTATGTCGCCTATGGCAGCGGCATGGGCCGCTCGAAGCTGAGGATCCCCGCCGCCGCCACGGGCACCGCGCGCAACATCAACACCATCGCGAAGCTCGCCGAGCTGGCGGCCAAGGACTAG
- a CDS encoding aminoacyl-tRNA deacylase, producing the protein MSIQVAILKILVSHVGGKATLDSLKHDLAILSSSGDDWHARIKRLASRVPELDIFSNRYVVRDVEGWEVTSAGREFLRALEAVTQDNLPSAPAAETAIRAEGKLIVVGHRFKSRVRPQRDPEQSTLARRRPIREPH; encoded by the coding sequence TTGAGCATACAGGTTGCGATCTTAAAAATATTGGTCAGTCACGTCGGCGGCAAAGCCACACTCGATTCACTCAAGCACGATCTCGCAATCCTCTCATCGAGCGGCGACGATTGGCATGCGCGGATCAAACGTCTGGCGTCGCGGGTCCCCGAACTCGACATCTTTAGCAATCGCTATGTGGTGCGTGACGTCGAAGGCTGGGAGGTCACATCGGCCGGTCGCGAGTTCCTGCGTGCACTGGAAGCGGTCACGCAGGACAATCTGCCGTCCGCGCCAGCGGCCGAGACCGCGATCCGCGCCGAGGGCAAGCTGATCGTGGTCGGTCACCGCTTCAAAAGCCGGGTGCGGCCACAGCGTGATCCCGAACAGAGCACATTGGCGCGCCGCCGACCGATCCGCGAGCCGCATTGA
- a CDS encoding di-trans,poly-cis-decaprenylcistransferase: MQSNVALKPEAAIRLHVGIIMDGNGRWATRRGLSRLRGHEAGVEAIRRIVEAAPDQGVGTLTLYAFSSDNWRRPKAEVAALMGLLRFYLANEIAALVRNGVRLTVIGRRDRLPDGIAAAITRAEAETAGGTTLHLRIAIDYSARDAILNAAARAAGAGELSRETFADLITGEAGLRDVDLIIRTSGEKRLSDFLLWEGAYAELHFTERMWPEFDADDLADALGSFHRRERRFGGLTAIAPAEVPNL; encoded by the coding sequence ATGCAAAGTAACGTCGCGCTCAAGCCGGAAGCCGCCATCAGGCTCCATGTCGGCATCATCATGGACGGCAACGGCCGCTGGGCGACGCGACGCGGCCTGTCGCGCCTGCGCGGACACGAGGCCGGCGTCGAGGCGATCCGCCGCATCGTCGAGGCCGCGCCGGACCAGGGCGTCGGCACGCTGACACTCTACGCCTTCTCGAGCGACAATTGGCGCCGTCCGAAGGCCGAGGTCGCGGCACTGATGGGGCTGCTGCGGTTCTATCTCGCCAACGAGATCGCCGCGCTGGTGCGCAACGGCGTTCGCCTCACCGTGATCGGCCGCCGCGACCGGCTGCCCGACGGCATCGCAGCCGCGATCACGCGCGCGGAGGCCGAGACCGCCGGCGGCACCACGCTGCATCTGCGCATCGCGATCGATTATTCGGCGCGCGACGCCATCCTGAACGCGGCCGCGCGCGCGGCCGGCGCCGGCGAGCTGAGCCGCGAGACTTTCGCCGATCTCATCACCGGCGAGGCCGGGCTGCGCGACGTCGATCTGATCATCCGCACCTCGGGCGAGAAGCGGCTGTCGGACTTCCTGCTCTGGGAGGGCGCCTATGCCGAGCTGCACTTCACCGAGCGGATGTGGCCCGAATTCGATGCCGACGATCTCGCCGACGCACTCGGCTCCTTCCATCGCCGCGAGCGCCGCTTCGGCGGACTGACCGCGATCGCGCCGGCGGAGGTACCGAACCTCTAA
- a CDS encoding response regulator: protein MTALAQSIARAFPANSLRSSIARHVLLFASAVLFVAALRASYGLDLSAGFF, encoded by the coding sequence ATGACTGCTTTGGCTCAATCGATCGCACGCGCGTTTCCGGCCAATTCGCTTCGGAGCAGCATCGCCCGGCATGTCCTGCTGTTTGCCTCCGCGGTCCTGTTCGTCGCGGCGCTCAGGGCAAGCTACGGCCTCGATCTCAGCGCGGGCTTCTTCTGA
- a CDS encoding transcriptional regulator has translation MPKTDLTTAPFAYDGLDRVIHEKARLGLLTSLMAHPKGLAFADLKQLCGLTDGNLSRHLQVLQEAGLVDVIKGYEGNRPHTTCRLTRSGRRRFLDYLAVLEQLVRDAARAAGSADKAGGKAEKTAGKDDGAAGRLGIQPV, from the coding sequence ATGCCGAAGACTGACCTGACCACCGCGCCGTTCGCCTATGACGGCCTCGACCGCGTCATCCACGAGAAGGCGCGGCTCGGCCTGTTGACCTCGCTGATGGCGCATCCGAAGGGGCTCGCCTTTGCCGATCTCAAGCAGCTCTGCGGCCTGACCGACGGCAATCTCAGCCGGCACCTCCAGGTGCTGCAGGAGGCCGGTCTCGTCGACGTCATCAAGGGCTATGAAGGCAATCGTCCGCACACCACCTGCCGCCTGACCAGGAGCGGCCGCCGCCGTTTCCTCGACTATCTCGCCGTGCTCGAGCAACTGGTGCGTGACGCGGCCAGGGCTGCCGGCTCGGCAGACAAGGCCGGCGGCAAGGCTGAGAAGACCGCCGGCAAGGACGACGGCGCAGCTGGCCGCCTCGGTATCCAGCCGGTTTGA
- a CDS encoding ArsR/SmtB family transcription factor produces MVKYQDETLDRTFAALSDPTRRALLARLGEQDSLSVSELAQPFAISLPAIMKHLDVLTDAGLVAREKTGRTVACRLTARPMEQAMNWLNRYAQFWSDNLDRLAAFVEEDPWQTNPQSPPMPASPRAQASPSRGGSARGRKKSTPRGPSRKI; encoded by the coding sequence ATGGTTAAGTATCAAGACGAGACGCTGGACCGCACCTTTGCGGCGCTTTCCGATCCCACCCGCCGCGCCCTGCTGGCGCGGCTCGGCGAGCAGGACAGCCTGTCGGTGAGCGAGCTGGCGCAGCCGTTCGCGATATCGTTGCCGGCGATCATGAAGCATCTCGACGTGCTCACCGATGCGGGTCTCGTCGCGCGCGAAAAGACCGGCCGCACGGTGGCGTGCCGGCTCACCGCGCGGCCGATGGAGCAGGCGATGAACTGGCTCAATCGCTATGCGCAATTCTGGTCCGACAACCTCGACCGCCTTGCCGCTTTTGTGGAGGAAGACCCATGGCAAACAAATCCGCAGTCGCCGCCGATGCCGGCCTCGCCGCGCGCCCAAGCCTCACCCTCACGCGGCGGCTCCGCGCGCGGCCGGAAAAAGTCTACGCCGCGTGGACCGAGCCGGAAAATCTAG
- the bchE gene encoding magnesium-protoporphyrin IX monomethyl ester anaerobic oxidative cyclase, which yields MRILLINVPHPAIGSRIPDDHLPPLGLLSIGGPLIDDGHDVGLIDAEFGPMPVEAIVAEASRFAPDAVLFGHSGSTSGHPVIAEVAQAIVKAVPGVRIVYGGVFPTYHWRDILREERYVTAIVRGEGEETARRLMRALEAGEDLSIINGIAFRDDYGPRVTPPAPVIRDLDAYRIGWELIDHARYSYWGGLRAVVVQFSRGCPHLCNYCGQRGFWTRWRHRDPVRFAKELARLHREHGVKVINFADENPTVSKKAWRTFLEALIAEDVDLILVGSTRADDIVRDADILHLYKKAGWQRFLLGMENTDEKTLELIRKGATTTIDREAIRLMRRHGILSMATWVVGFEEETDRDHWRGLRQLLSYDPDQIQMLYVTPHRWTPYFRLAAERRVIQTDRRLWDYKHQVLATRHMPPWRVLLWFKFTEMVLQCRPKALLRVLLHRDAGLRHAMRWYTQMGRRVWPHEILGFLRDKRLTHGPTVQEFWGAPQDMEEESMSSHRPERRVGTSRAA from the coding sequence ATGCGCATTCTTCTCATCAACGTACCGCATCCGGCGATCGGCAGCCGGATCCCCGACGACCATCTGCCGCCACTCGGCCTGTTGTCGATCGGCGGGCCGCTGATCGATGACGGCCACGACGTCGGTCTCATCGATGCCGAGTTCGGGCCGATGCCGGTCGAAGCCATCGTGGCGGAGGCATCGAGATTTGCACCGGATGCGGTGCTGTTCGGTCATTCCGGCTCGACGTCGGGCCATCCGGTCATCGCGGAGGTGGCGCAGGCCATCGTCAAGGCCGTGCCCGGTGTGCGGATCGTCTATGGCGGCGTGTTTCCGACCTATCACTGGCGCGACATCCTGCGCGAGGAGCGCTACGTCACCGCGATCGTGCGCGGCGAGGGCGAAGAGACTGCACGGCGTCTGATGCGGGCTCTGGAGGCCGGCGAGGATCTCAGCATCATCAACGGCATCGCATTTCGCGACGATTATGGGCCGCGCGTCACGCCGCCTGCGCCTGTCATCCGTGATCTCGATGCCTATCGCATCGGCTGGGAATTGATCGATCACGCGCGCTACAGCTATTGGGGCGGGCTGCGCGCCGTCGTCGTGCAGTTCTCGCGCGGCTGTCCGCATCTCTGCAATTACTGCGGCCAGCGCGGCTTCTGGACGCGATGGCGGCACCGCGATCCCGTGCGCTTCGCGAAGGAGCTGGCGCGGCTCCATCGCGAACACGGCGTCAAAGTGATCAATTTCGCCGACGAGAATCCGACCGTCTCGAAGAAGGCGTGGCGGACTTTTCTCGAGGCCTTGATCGCGGAGGATGTCGATCTGATCCTGGTCGGCTCGACCCGCGCCGACGACATCGTGCGCGACGCCGACATCCTGCATCTCTACAAGAAGGCGGGCTGGCAGCGCTTCCTGCTCGGCATGGAGAATACCGACGAGAAGACGCTGGAGCTGATCCGCAAGGGTGCGACCACCACGATCGATCGCGAGGCCATCCGCTTGATGCGCCGGCACGGCATCCTGTCGATGGCGACCTGGGTGGTCGGCTTCGAGGAGGAGACCGATCGCGATCATTGGCGCGGCCTCAGGCAGCTGTTGTCCTATGATCCCGACCAGATCCAGATGCTGTACGTCACGCCGCATCGCTGGACGCCGTATTTCCGTCTCGCGGCGGAGCGACGCGTCATCCAGACCGATCGCAGGCTCTGGGACTACAAGCATCAGGTGCTGGCGACCCGGCACATGCCGCCATGGCGCGTGCTGCTCTGGTTCAAGTTCACCGAGATGGTGCTGCAATGCCGCCCGAAGGCGCTGCTCCGCGTGCTGCTTCACCGCGACGCCGGACTTCGTCACGCGATGCGCTGGTACACGCAGATGGGCCGCCGGGTCTGGCCGCATGAAATTCTCGGCTTCCTGCGCGACAAAAGACTGACGCACGGGCCGACCGTGCAGGAATTTTGGGGCGCGCCGCAGGATATGGAGGAGGAATCGATGTCGTCGCACCGGCCTGAGCGCCGCGTCGGCACGTCACGCGCAGCGTAA
- a CDS encoding DUF3551 domain-containing protein — translation MRASGLAMLVLGTMTLAGAASITPASADPYDYPWCAQGPSLGYPGECAYRTYEQCLASVSGRYLYCGENPRFLFSEPPPPPPRRYQRRHRTVYPD, via the coding sequence ATGCGCGCATCGGGATTGGCAATGCTTGTTCTGGGAACGATGACGCTCGCCGGCGCGGCGAGTATCACGCCCGCTTCCGCCGATCCGTATGACTACCCATGGTGTGCGCAGGGCCCGAGCCTGGGCTACCCCGGCGAATGCGCCTACCGAACCTACGAGCAGTGTCTCGCGAGCGTGTCGGGCCGCTATCTCTATTGCGGCGAAAATCCGCGCTTCCTGTTCAGCGAACCGCCGCCGCCACCACCGCGCCGCTATCAGCGCCGGCACCGGACCGTTTATCCCGACTAG
- a CDS encoding efflux RND transporter periplasmic adaptor subunit, with protein sequence MSGTERVLGGLAGVLVSAGLVAAGVSAAHAQAGPPGPPAVGVFEAVKRPVTETNEFLGRIEAPNRVNVVARVTAFLDKRNFVEGAEVKAGDLLYQLERGPFEADLASKKAQVAQLQATLVNAKLTTDRAKALMGGPAGQQSNVDAAVANQQSLEAQVQAAQAQVDLSQINLDYTMIHSPIDGRIGRTAVTEGNVVTPSSGILTTIVSQDPMYVTFPVPVREALDLRDRYATRGGFKAVVIRLRLPDGRLFDKTGELNFVNNTIAQNTDTISLRGTIPNPPTYTSVAAGGSLRELTDNEFVTVLLEGVQPVEVLAIPRSAVLSDQQGEYVYIVGADNKAEQRRIQLGQSTATIAAVTSGISLGDKVVVEGLQKVKPGEVVAPGPVSALIQSSMKVSADGGASSTPKSTGNNP encoded by the coding sequence ATGAGTGGTACGGAACGCGTGCTCGGTGGCTTGGCAGGGGTTCTCGTATCGGCGGGGTTGGTGGCGGCAGGAGTATCGGCAGCTCATGCCCAGGCGGGGCCGCCTGGGCCTCCTGCCGTGGGCGTGTTCGAGGCGGTGAAGCGGCCGGTCACCGAAACCAATGAATTTCTTGGGCGCATCGAGGCCCCCAACCGCGTCAACGTGGTGGCGCGCGTCACGGCCTTCCTGGACAAGCGGAACTTCGTCGAGGGTGCCGAGGTCAAGGCCGGCGATCTCCTGTATCAACTCGAGCGCGGCCCGTTCGAGGCTGACCTTGCATCGAAGAAGGCGCAGGTCGCCCAGTTGCAGGCGACGCTGGTCAACGCCAAGCTGACCACCGATCGCGCCAAGGCCCTGATGGGCGGCCCGGCCGGCCAGCAATCCAATGTTGATGCGGCGGTCGCCAACCAGCAAAGCCTCGAGGCGCAGGTGCAGGCCGCGCAGGCGCAGGTCGACCTCTCCCAGATCAATCTCGACTACACCATGATCCACTCGCCGATCGACGGCAGGATCGGACGCACCGCGGTTACCGAGGGCAACGTCGTGACGCCGAGCTCGGGAATCCTGACGACCATCGTCAGCCAGGACCCGATGTACGTCACCTTTCCCGTGCCGGTGCGCGAGGCGCTCGATCTGCGCGACCGTTATGCGACGCGCGGCGGCTTCAAGGCCGTCGTCATCCGCCTGCGGTTGCCGGACGGCCGGCTCTTCGACAAGACCGGCGAGCTGAATTTCGTCAACAACACGATCGCGCAGAACACCGATACCATCTCGCTGCGCGGCACCATCCCCAATCCGCCGACATATACCTCCGTCGCGGCCGGCGGCTCGCTCCGCGAACTCACCGACAATGAGTTCGTGACCGTGCTGCTGGAAGGCGTGCAGCCGGTCGAGGTGCTCGCGATCCCGCGTTCGGCGGTGCTGTCGGACCAGCAGGGCGAATATGTCTATATCGTCGGCGCGGACAACAAGGCCGAGCAAAGGCGGATCCAGCTTGGGCAATCGACCGCAACGATCGCGGCGGTGACGAGCGGCATCTCGCTCGGCGACAAGGTGGTCGTCGAGGGATTGCAGAAGGTCAAGCCGGGCGAGGTGGTGGCGCCGGGGCCTGTTAGCGCGCTGATCCAGTCGAGCATGAAGGTTTCGGCGGACGGCGGCGCCAGCAGCACGCCGAAATCGACGGGCAATAACCCATGA
- a CDS encoding DUF1428 domain-containing protein gives MPYVDGFIVAVPKKKLKAYAQLSKKAGKVWREYGALDYREWVADDVKPGKLTSFPQSVKLKAGETVVFAWITYKSRAQRDRINAKVMADPRLASMGTGDVPFDGKRMIYGGFASLVKV, from the coding sequence ATGCCTTACGTCGATGGATTCATCGTCGCCGTGCCGAAGAAGAAACTCAAAGCCTATGCGCAGCTCTCGAAGAAGGCCGGCAAGGTCTGGCGCGAGTATGGCGCGCTGGACTATCGCGAATGGGTCGCCGACGACGTCAAGCCGGGCAAGCTGACCTCATTTCCGCAGAGCGTGAAACTGAAGGCCGGCGAAACCGTCGTGTTCGCCTGGATCACCTACAAGTCGCGCGCCCAGCGCGACAGGATCAACGCCAAGGTGATGGCCGATCCGCGCCTGGCGTCGATGGGCACGGGCGATGTGCCGTTCGACGGCAAGCGGATGATCTATGGCGGCTTTGCCAGCCTCGTGAAGGTTTGA
- a CDS encoding threonine ammonia-lyase: MPQPAHTAAITLADIRRAADVIRDAVMVTACNESRTLGEICGCRLFLKFENLQFTATFKERGALNRLQALSPEERKRGVIAMSAGNHAQGVAYHAKRLGIPATIVMPIGTPMVKIENTRRHGAEVIITGQTLEECFAFVGSHAAQKGLILIHPYDDPLIIAGQGTIGLEMLAAVPELDILVVPIGGGGLISGIATAAKALKPSIQVVGVQAQLYPSMYNAVKGEQLPMRGDTLAEGIAVKAPGQITTKIVRQLVDDIILVSEDQIERAVATLISIEKTVVEGAGAAGLAAVLAAPARFAGHNVGLVLTGGNIDTRLIASVLTRELAREGRLTQLALDIVDRPGQLAAVSILLADAGANIIEVSHQRTFSDLPAKATLLELVIETRDRAHLEEVLARLGAEGFAVRET; encoded by the coding sequence ATGCCGCAGCCTGCCCATACCGCCGCCATCACCCTTGCCGACATACGCCGTGCCGCGGATGTGATCCGGGATGCGGTCATGGTCACGGCCTGCAACGAGAGCCGCACGCTGGGCGAGATCTGCGGCTGCCGCCTGTTCCTCAAATTCGAGAACCTGCAATTCACCGCGACCTTCAAGGAGCGCGGCGCGCTGAATCGCCTGCAGGCGCTGTCGCCCGAGGAACGCAAGCGCGGCGTGATCGCGATGTCTGCCGGCAATCACGCCCAGGGCGTGGCCTATCACGCCAAGCGGCTCGGCATCCCCGCCACCATCGTGATGCCGATCGGCACGCCGATGGTGAAGATCGAGAACACCAGGCGGCACGGCGCCGAGGTCATCATCACCGGGCAGACGCTGGAAGAATGCTTCGCGTTCGTCGGCTCGCATGCCGCGCAGAAGGGCCTGATCCTGATCCATCCCTATGACGATCCGCTGATCATCGCCGGCCAGGGTACGATCGGACTTGAAATGCTCGCGGCGGTGCCGGAGCTCGATATCCTGGTGGTGCCGATCGGCGGCGGCGGGCTGATCTCCGGCATTGCCACCGCCGCGAAGGCGCTGAAGCCGTCGATCCAGGTCGTCGGCGTGCAGGCCCAGCTCTATCCGTCAATGTACAATGCGGTCAAAGGCGAGCAGCTGCCGATGCGCGGCGACACGCTCGCCGAGGGCATTGCGGTCAAGGCGCCCGGGCAGATCACCACGAAAATCGTCCGCCAGCTCGTCGACGACATCATCCTGGTCAGCGAGGACCAGATCGAGCGCGCGGTCGCGACCCTGATCTCGATCGAGAAGACGGTGGTCGAAGGCGCCGGCGCCGCCGGCCTCGCCGCCGTGCTCGCGGCACCGGCGCGTTTTGCCGGCCACAATGTCGGCCTGGTGCTGACCGGCGGCAATATCGACACCAGGCTGATCGCCTCGGTCCTGACCCGCGAGCTCGCGCGCGAGGGGCGGCTGACGCAACTGGCGCTCGACATCGTCGACCGGCCCGGACAGCTCGCGGCGGTGTCGATCCTGCTTGCCGATGCCGGCGCCAATATCATCGAGGTCTCGCATCAGCGCACCTTCTCCGATCTTCCGGCGAAGGCGACGCTGCTCGAGCTCGTGATCGAAACCCGCGACCGCGCGCATCTGGAAGAGGTGCTGGCAAGACTCGGCGCTGAAGGATTCGCGGTGCGGGAAACTTAG
- a CDS encoding DUF899 domain-containing protein, with translation MQQHNIVSREEWIAARKALMIGEKELTQAREALSRQRRELPWVKVDKDYVFDGPGGKMTLGDLFKGRPQLVVQHVMFAPEWDAACKSCSFWADGFERMVPHLAARDTTMIAVSRAPLAKLDAFKARMGWTFDWVSSGESDFNYDYGVSFTQAQIDAGTAKYNYGTTPLYGPELPGISVFCRDEQGSVFHTYSTFARGLDMMNAAYHYLDLTPLGRHEEGLPYPMDWVRLRDQYQPAPVQASCCHS, from the coding sequence ATGCAACAGCACAACATCGTCTCGCGCGAAGAATGGATCGCAGCCCGCAAGGCGCTGATGATCGGCGAGAAGGAGTTGACCCAGGCCCGCGAAGCGCTGAGCCGGCAGCGCCGCGAACTGCCCTGGGTCAAGGTCGACAAGGACTATGTGTTCGACGGGCCGGGCGGCAAAATGACGCTCGGCGATCTCTTCAAGGGCAGGCCGCAACTCGTGGTGCAGCATGTGATGTTCGCGCCGGAATGGGACGCAGCGTGCAAGAGTTGCTCGTTCTGGGCCGACGGTTTCGAGCGCATGGTTCCGCATCTGGCTGCGCGCGACACCACGATGATCGCGGTCTCGCGGGCGCCGCTCGCCAAGCTCGACGCATTCAAGGCGCGGATGGGCTGGACCTTCGACTGGGTCTCCTCGGGAGAGAGCGACTTCAACTACGATTACGGCGTATCGTTCACGCAAGCGCAGATCGATGCGGGGACCGCGAAGTACAATTATGGAACGACCCCGCTCTATGGTCCCGAACTGCCCGGCATCAGCGTGTTCTGTCGCGACGAGCAGGGAAGCGTGTTCCACACCTACTCGACCTTCGCGCGCGGCCTCGACATGATGAATGCCGCCTATCACTACCTCGACCTGACGCCGCTCGGCCGCCACGAGGAAGGATTGCCCTATCCGATGGACTGGGTGCGGCTACGTGACCAGTACCAACCGGCGCCGGTTCAGGCATCCTGCTGTCACAGCTGA
- a CDS encoding helix-turn-helix transcriptional regulator — MANDLHEHLIELAYEAAVVPELWPTVLHQVGAIARARGIVLLTAAPHDVRWVASPDMHDDTVAYVEGGWHERNGRLPRLLAANHAGFLRDIDVFDTPEEVQQDFQIREFFRPRGLGWGAGTAIPVPSGDVLIYSVEREYQHGPIEREAIEQLDALRPHLARAALLSARLGMERARAATESLAMLGLPAAVLRRGGRLMAANTLFDRLVPDVMQDRAERLTLAATTADTLFAQALAALDQGLIGVEVRSVPIAAQEDRPPLIVHLVPIHGAARDLFDRAAAIVIVTPVVPAEVPTAEVLQGLFDLTPAEARVARGIGEGRTVEAIAGAFGISRETVRNQLKAVLAKTGLGRQVELAGLLAGAKVPPGSSGD; from the coding sequence ATGGCGAACGACCTGCACGAGCATCTGATTGAACTGGCCTATGAGGCCGCGGTCGTCCCCGAATTGTGGCCGACTGTCCTGCATCAGGTCGGTGCCATCGCGCGTGCGCGCGGTATCGTGCTGCTGACGGCGGCCCCGCACGACGTCCGCTGGGTCGCGTCCCCCGACATGCATGACGACACGGTGGCCTATGTCGAAGGCGGCTGGCACGAGCGCAACGGGCGATTGCCGCGCCTGCTCGCGGCCAACCATGCCGGCTTCCTGCGCGACATCGATGTGTTCGATACGCCCGAGGAGGTGCAGCAGGATTTCCAGATCCGCGAATTCTTCCGCCCGCGCGGGCTCGGATGGGGCGCCGGTACTGCGATCCCGGTGCCGAGCGGCGATGTGCTGATCTACAGCGTCGAGCGCGAATACCAGCACGGGCCGATCGAGCGGGAAGCAATCGAGCAACTCGACGCGCTGCGGCCGCATCTGGCGCGCGCCGCGCTGCTGTCGGCGCGGCTCGGGATGGAGCGCGCCAGGGCGGCCACCGAATCGCTGGCGATGCTCGGCCTGCCCGCGGCAGTGCTGCGGCGCGGCGGCCGCCTGATGGCGGCCAACACGCTGTTCGACCGCCTGGTGCCCGACGTGATGCAGGATCGCGCCGAGCGCCTGACGCTGGCGGCGACCACTGCCGACACGCTGTTCGCCCAGGCGCTGGCCGCGCTTGATCAGGGACTGATCGGCGTGGAGGTGCGCTCGGTGCCAATCGCGGCGCAGGAGGACCGGCCGCCGCTGATCGTGCATCTGGTCCCGATCCATGGCGCGGCGCGTGACCTGTTCGACCGCGCGGCGGCGATCGTGATCGTGACGCCGGTGGTACCGGCCGAGGTGCCGACCGCGGAAGTGCTGCAGGGCCTGTTCGACCTGACGCCGGCGGAGGCGCGCGTTGCGCGCGGCATTGGCGAAGGACGCACCGTCGAGGCCATCGCCGGCGCATTCGGCATCTCCCGCGAAACGGTGCGCAACCAGCTCAAGGCGGTGCTGGCCAAGACCGGACTGGGCCGGCAGGTGGAGCTGGCCGGACTGCTCGCCGGCGCGAAGGTGCCGCCGGGGTCGTCAGGAGACTAG